A region from the Gemmatimonadota bacterium genome encodes:
- a CDS encoding aldehyde dehydrogenase family protein, with protein MEGVRTRLWIDGAWSDASDGTRVADVNPATHEVIAEIQFAGVSDVDRAVEAARSAAGPWASLNPHKRSALLWKLADLIEANAEELARLETADNGKPFFESHKVDLPSVVENFRYFAGLADKVQGDTIPVAGPFLNYTLREPVGVVGIIVPWNFPLSLAAWKVAPALACGNTIVLKPAEETPLTALRLAELAGEAGFPPGVLNVIAGDGETTGAALVRHPGVDAVAFTGSTEVGRIVMRTAADTLKKVSLELGGKSPNIVFADADLKAAVRGASTGIFYGMGEVCAAGSRILVESSIYDDFVAAFAERAATMNVGDPMDGKTRIGAIVSPAQTERIMRYVDAGRAEGARLLCGGERVQVNGRGNFVTATAFADVDPGMTIAQEEIFGPVAAIVRFEDLDDAIRIGNDTIYGLAAGVWTRDIGKAHRVAKELKAGTVWINTYNQYDSASPFGGYKSSGFGRDLGYQAALEKYTQTKSVWVALDR; from the coding sequence ATCGATGGCGCCTGGAGTGACGCGAGCGATGGCACGCGCGTCGCCGACGTCAACCCGGCCACACATGAGGTCATCGCGGAGATCCAGTTCGCGGGAGTCTCGGACGTCGACCGCGCGGTGGAAGCCGCGCGGTCGGCAGCCGGTCCCTGGGCCTCCCTCAATCCGCACAAGCGCAGCGCCCTGCTGTGGAAGCTGGCCGATCTGATCGAGGCCAACGCCGAGGAGTTGGCTCGCCTGGAGACGGCAGACAACGGGAAGCCGTTCTTCGAATCCCACAAAGTGGACCTGCCCAGTGTCGTGGAGAACTTCCGCTACTTCGCGGGGCTCGCCGACAAGGTGCAGGGCGATACCATCCCGGTTGCGGGCCCCTTCCTCAACTACACGCTCCGGGAGCCGGTCGGAGTGGTGGGCATCATCGTTCCGTGGAACTTCCCGCTGTCGCTGGCGGCCTGGAAGGTGGCCCCTGCCCTGGCCTGCGGAAACACCATTGTCCTGAAGCCCGCCGAAGAGACCCCGTTGACTGCGCTACGTCTGGCCGAGCTGGCCGGTGAAGCAGGGTTTCCTCCCGGCGTGCTCAACGTGATCGCGGGAGACGGGGAGACCACCGGCGCGGCCCTCGTGCGACATCCTGGCGTGGACGCCGTCGCGTTCACCGGCTCCACCGAGGTGGGCCGCATCGTCATGAGAACCGCGGCCGATACACTGAAGAAGGTGTCCCTGGAGCTCGGCGGGAAGAGCCCGAACATCGTCTTCGCGGACGCGGATCTGAAGGCCGCCGTGCGCGGTGCGTCCACCGGCATCTTCTACGGTATGGGCGAGGTGTGCGCGGCGGGTTCGCGTATCCTGGTCGAGAGCAGCATCTACGACGACTTCGTGGCTGCCTTCGCGGAGCGCGCCGCGACCATGAACGTGGGCGATCCCATGGACGGCAAGACCCGGATCGGCGCCATCGTGAGCCCAGCGCAGACCGAGCGGATCATGCGTTATGTGGATGCAGGCAGGGCGGAAGGGGCACGCCTCCTGTGTGGTGGAGAGCGGGTGCAGGTGAACGGTCGCGGGAACTTCGTCACGGCCACCGCGTTTGCGGACGTCGATCCCGGCATGACCATCGCACAAGAGGAGATCTTCGGTCCGGTAGCCGCCATCGTGCGCTTCGAAGACCTCGACGACGCCATCCGCATCGGCAACGACACCATCTACGGCCTGGCCGCGGGCGTCTGGACCCGGGACATCGGCAAGGCCCACCGCGTGGCCAAGGAGTTGAAGGCGGGGACCGTCTGGATCAACACCTACAACCAGTACGACTCCGCCTCCCCCTTCGGTGGGTACAAGTCGAGCGGGTTCGGGCGTGATCTGGGCTACCAGGCAGCGCTCGAGAAGTACACGCAGACCAAGAGCGTTTGGGTGGCGTTGGACCGCTAG
- a CDS encoding enoyl-CoA hydratase-related protein: protein MSEQSVVVTVEPPLAWIRIDRPDKLNALNESVRQQIMQAVDALASDDAVKVAILHGAGEKAFVAGADVSEFAARTPAEQRRMYQLRRVYDAVAEFPKPLIAAIHGYCLGGGSELALACDVRVADVTAQFGQAEIRLGLIPGAGGTQRLARLVGPGQAMRIALSGDVIDATEAHRIGLVEILADAGQHLGKARELAERMARWSPVALRLAKQAVRAAAEMPLAAGLELERELFLAAFASADGREGVQAFIEKRRAEFSGA, encoded by the coding sequence ATGAGCGAGCAGAGCGTCGTCGTCACGGTCGAACCACCGCTGGCCTGGATCCGCATCGACCGACCGGACAAGCTCAACGCCCTGAACGAGTCGGTGCGGCAGCAGATCATGCAGGCCGTCGACGCGCTGGCCTCCGACGACGCCGTGAAAGTGGCCATCCTCCACGGCGCCGGCGAGAAGGCGTTCGTCGCGGGCGCCGATGTCAGCGAGTTCGCCGCCCGCACGCCGGCGGAGCAGCGCCGCATGTACCAGCTCCGCCGCGTGTATGATGCGGTGGCCGAGTTCCCGAAGCCGCTGATCGCCGCCATTCACGGCTACTGCCTGGGCGGTGGCTCCGAACTGGCGCTGGCGTGTGACGTGCGCGTAGCCGACGTGACGGCGCAGTTCGGACAGGCCGAGATTCGACTGGGATTGATCCCGGGCGCGGGAGGGACGCAGCGTCTCGCTCGCCTGGTGGGTCCCGGCCAGGCCATGCGCATCGCGCTGTCCGGGGACGTCATCGACGCCACCGAAGCGCACCGCATCGGGCTCGTGGAGATCCTGGCCGACGCCGGCCAACACCTGGGGAAGGCGCGCGAGCTGGCCGAGCGTATGGCCCGCTGGAGCCCGGTGGCGCTGCGGCTCGCCAAGCAGGCCGTACGCGCCGCGGCGGAGATGCCGCTGGCGGCCGGCCTGGAGCTCGAGAGGGAGCTCTTCCTGGCGGCCTTCGCCAGTGCCGACGGCCGCGAAGGCGTGCAGGCCTTCATCGAGAAACGGCGAGCGGAGTTCAGCGGCGCATGA
- a CDS encoding MBL fold metallo-hydrolase, with translation MRSSLALRTLAGALLLVAAPALAQTPHIRVTLLGTGRPDPAVDRFGPATLVQAGGQTLLFDAGRGVTQRLWQSGIPLGTVRALFLTHLHSDHTVGIPDLWLTGWLPTPFGRRDQPLEVWGPEGTGAMMTHLREAYDWDVRVRRDGEHLPPAGIEVTAHDVEEGLVFDREGVRVTVFLVDHGGLLEPAFGYRVDYAGHSVVISGDTRPSENLIRHASGADVLVHEVAAVRPELLAASASAPVAQRILGFHTSPEDAGRVFERVAPKLAVLTHVVLLTTDPAFPPPTADQVLSRAQSTYGGPLMLGEDLMAIEIGDSVAVHRPTPNPR, from the coding sequence ATGCGATCGTCCCTGGCACTGCGCACCTTGGCGGGGGCTCTCCTCCTCGTCGCGGCGCCTGCTCTTGCCCAGACCCCACACATCCGGGTGACCCTCCTCGGCACGGGGCGCCCCGATCCGGCCGTCGACCGGTTCGGCCCGGCCACACTCGTGCAGGCCGGCGGACAGACGCTCCTGTTCGACGCTGGCCGGGGCGTGACGCAGCGCCTTTGGCAATCGGGCATTCCGTTGGGGACGGTGCGCGCCCTCTTTCTCACGCACCTCCACTCCGACCACACAGTCGGGATTCCGGACCTTTGGCTGACCGGTTGGCTGCCGACGCCGTTCGGTCGACGGGATCAGCCGTTGGAGGTATGGGGGCCGGAGGGGACGGGCGCGATGATGACCCACCTGAGGGAAGCCTACGACTGGGATGTCCGCGTGCGCCGCGACGGAGAGCACCTGCCGCCGGCCGGCATCGAGGTCACCGCCCACGATGTGGAGGAGGGCCTGGTCTTCGATCGCGAGGGAGTACGGGTGACGGTGTTCCTCGTGGACCACGGTGGATTGCTCGAACCCGCGTTCGGCTACCGCGTGGATTACGCCGGACACTCTGTAGTGATCTCGGGCGACACCCGGCCCAGTGAGAACCTCATTCGCCATGCGTCCGGTGCCGACGTACTGGTGCACGAGGTGGCTGCGGTACGCCCAGAGCTGCTCGCGGCGTCCGCCTCGGCACCGGTGGCCCAACGAATCCTGGGCTTCCACACCTCGCCGGAGGACGCAGGCCGCGTGTTCGAGCGCGTGGCGCCGAAGCTGGCGGTGCTCACTCACGTGGTGCTTCTCACCACGGACCCCGCGTTCCCGCCACCTACGGCCGACCAGGTCTTGAGCCGAGCACAATCGACCTACGGTGGCCCGCTCATGCTCGGGGAAGATCTGATGGCGATCGAGATCGGAGACTCGGTGGCCGTCCATCGGCCGACCCCCAACCCTCGGTAG
- a CDS encoding thiolase family protein gives MSRTVWIIDAVRTPIGRHGGSLASVRPDDLAARTLEALVERTGIDPEALDDVIFGCTNQAGEDNRNVARMALLRAGFPVTVPGVTLNRLCGSGMQAVHSAFHQILAGEGDAFIVGGVESMSRAPWVLLKPETGYPRGTPEVADTVLGWRFTNPALPAEWTIGLGETAEVVAEEFGVTREAQDDFALESQRRAAEAMEAGRFQAEIVPVRIPQRRGDPLVVDVDEHPRPETTREGLARLRPVFKAGGTVTAGNSSGLNDGAAALLVMEESRARALGLEPLVRVVATGTAGLEPHRMGMGPVPASRKALTRAGLGPADLDLIELNEAFAAQALPCVRELELDPARVNVNGGAIALGHPVGCSGARILVTLAHEMRRRGSRHGLASMCIGVGQGIATVVEGP, from the coding sequence ATGTCCCGAACCGTCTGGATCATCGACGCCGTGCGCACGCCGATCGGGCGCCATGGTGGCTCCCTGGCTTCGGTACGGCCGGACGACCTCGCCGCCCGCACGCTGGAGGCGCTCGTCGAGCGCACCGGGATCGATCCGGAGGCCCTCGACGACGTGATCTTCGGCTGCACCAATCAGGCGGGTGAGGACAACCGCAACGTGGCGCGCATGGCGCTGTTGCGGGCCGGTTTTCCGGTGACTGTGCCGGGCGTGACCCTCAACCGCCTCTGCGGCTCCGGCATGCAGGCCGTCCACAGCGCGTTCCATCAGATCCTGGCCGGCGAGGGGGACGCCTTCATCGTGGGCGGGGTGGAGAGCATGAGCCGCGCACCCTGGGTGCTGCTCAAACCGGAGACGGGCTATCCCCGCGGGACCCCGGAGGTCGCCGACACGGTGCTGGGCTGGCGTTTCACGAACCCGGCCCTCCCCGCCGAGTGGACGATCGGGCTGGGCGAGACCGCCGAGGTGGTGGCCGAGGAGTTCGGCGTGACGCGCGAGGCTCAGGACGACTTCGCCCTGGAGAGCCAGAGGCGAGCGGCCGAGGCGATGGAGGCGGGTCGCTTCCAGGCGGAGATCGTCCCGGTCCGCATCCCGCAGCGCAGAGGCGATCCCCTGGTGGTGGACGTCGACGAGCACCCGCGCCCGGAGACTACGCGCGAGGGCCTGGCCCGGCTCCGTCCGGTCTTCAAGGCGGGCGGCACCGTGACGGCCGGCAACTCTTCGGGACTGAACGACGGTGCCGCGGCCCTCTTGGTCATGGAGGAGTCCCGAGCCCGGGCGCTGGGGCTGGAACCGCTGGTGCGGGTGGTGGCCACGGGCACGGCCGGCCTGGAGCCCCATCGCATGGGCATGGGGCCGGTGCCCGCGTCCCGGAAGGCCCTGACCCGCGCGGGCCTGGGGCCTGCCGACCTGGACCTGATCGAGCTCAATGAGGCCTTCGCGGCCCAGGCGCTGCCCTGCGTCCGGGAGTTGGAGTTGGACCCCGCTCGCGTGAACGTGAACGGAGGCGCCATCGCGCTGGGCCATCCGGTGGGCTGCTCGGGCGCACGGATCCTGGTGACGCTCGCGCACGAGATGCGCCGCCGCGGCTCGCGGCACGGGCTGGCTTCCATGTGTATCGGCGTCGGCCAGGGCATCGCGACCGTCGTGGAGGGACCGTGA
- a CDS encoding carbonic anhydrase has translation MRFLPQLFANNREWAEARVHEDPDFFSRLSRQQSPRFLWIGCSDSRVPANQIVGLDPGEVFVHRNVANVVRPGDLNLESVLQYAVATLQVTDVIVCGHYGCGGVQAALDAQPLAGPIDQWLEPIRAVRDAHAGELGTLAEPGARWRRLCELNVLAQVDAVAATPWVTEAWEADRTLHVHGWIYDVRDGLLHDLDAGLRGPDDRPNLTQG, from the coding sequence GTGCGCTTTCTTCCCCAGCTCTTCGCCAACAATCGGGAATGGGCCGAGGCCCGGGTCCACGAGGACCCCGACTTCTTCTCCCGCCTTTCAAGGCAGCAGAGTCCTCGCTTCCTATGGATCGGCTGCTCGGACAGCCGGGTGCCCGCCAACCAGATCGTCGGCCTCGACCCCGGTGAGGTGTTCGTGCACCGCAACGTGGCCAACGTCGTGCGCCCGGGGGACCTCAACCTCGAGTCCGTCCTGCAATATGCCGTCGCCACCCTTCAGGTCACGGACGTGATCGTCTGCGGACACTACGGGTGCGGAGGTGTGCAGGCAGCCCTCGATGCGCAGCCCCTGGCGGGGCCGATCGACCAGTGGCTGGAGCCGATCCGAGCGGTGCGGGACGCGCACGCCGGAGAGTTGGGGACGTTGGCCGAGCCGGGGGCGCGTTGGAGGCGCCTGTGCGAGCTCAACGTCCTGGCTCAGGTGGACGCGGTGGCGGCCACCCCCTGGGTCACGGAGGCCTGGGAGGCGGATCGCACGCTGCACGTGCACGGCTGGATCTACGACGTGCGGGACGGCCTGCTGCACGACCTGGACGCCGGGTTGCGCGGACCGGACGATCGACCCAACCTGACGCAGGGGTGA
- a CDS encoding sodium:solute symporter family protein, with protein sequence MERWVVVTSILVLYLGVTLTIGLMAGRRASKSVQGYVAGDRQFGLLVMYFVTGASVFSAFAFLGGPGWAYSQGAAAYYILAYGVIGMGAWYWLGPRIAGVGRRHGFVTQAQLLMGRFPSRALSLTLAVLAVLAFIPYVTLQMSGAAIVIQAVTENHVPIWLGAALSYGVVVLYVLLGGVAAVGWTNTFQGIFMLAIAWTLGLYLPIHLYGGVGEMFNQIEAARPELLSLPGLTAAGQPWGWGGFSSAILVSAIGLMMWPHLFMKAFTAKDDRTLRRTVVLFPTFQLFLIPVFLIGFAGVLYPGSPPRPDFILPYLILESNLSPIVVGLFCAGALSASMSTGDALLHAAASVAIEDGVHPFAPGLSDKSQQLWMKIVLIGVALIAYGFAISGSQSLVVLLLTAYGIICQFAPPILAALYWKRATTPGVLTGLISGSATALWFYFQGGRPFELHEGLLGLMVHIPVLVAVSLMTQPQDPAHVARFMGGGTEEAPR encoded by the coding sequence ATGGAGCGCTGGGTCGTCGTCACCTCCATCCTGGTTCTTTACCTGGGCGTTACGCTCACGATCGGGCTGATGGCAGGGCGCCGCGCCAGCAAGAGCGTCCAGGGCTACGTGGCGGGCGACCGACAGTTCGGGCTGCTGGTCATGTACTTCGTGACCGGCGCCAGCGTGTTCTCGGCCTTCGCCTTCCTGGGCGGCCCCGGCTGGGCGTATTCGCAGGGAGCCGCCGCCTACTACATCCTGGCCTACGGCGTCATCGGCATGGGCGCCTGGTACTGGCTGGGACCTCGCATCGCGGGCGTGGGTCGTCGCCACGGCTTCGTGACGCAGGCGCAGCTCCTGATGGGGCGCTTCCCCTCGCGCGCTCTATCCCTGACGCTGGCCGTGCTGGCCGTGCTGGCCTTCATCCCCTACGTGACGCTGCAGATGTCGGGCGCTGCCATCGTGATCCAGGCGGTGACCGAGAACCACGTGCCCATCTGGTTGGGGGCGGCGCTCTCCTACGGCGTGGTGGTGTTGTACGTCCTGTTGGGCGGCGTGGCGGCAGTGGGGTGGACCAACACGTTCCAGGGCATCTTCATGCTCGCCATCGCCTGGACACTGGGGCTCTATCTGCCGATCCACCTGTACGGCGGCGTGGGAGAGATGTTCAACCAGATCGAGGCAGCCCGCCCCGAGCTGCTGTCACTTCCGGGGCTCACGGCCGCGGGCCAGCCCTGGGGTTGGGGAGGGTTCTCCAGCGCGATCCTGGTGAGTGCCATCGGGCTGATGATGTGGCCCCACTTGTTCATGAAGGCATTCACCGCCAAGGACGATCGCACGCTGCGCCGCACGGTGGTGCTCTTCCCCACCTTCCAGCTCTTCCTCATCCCGGTGTTTCTGATCGGGTTCGCAGGCGTGCTCTATCCCGGTAGCCCGCCCCGCCCCGACTTCATCCTGCCCTACCTGATCCTGGAGTCCAACCTCTCACCGATCGTGGTAGGGCTCTTCTGCGCGGGCGCGCTCTCCGCGTCCATGTCCACGGGCGATGCGCTGTTGCATGCGGCGGCCTCGGTGGCCATCGAGGACGGAGTGCACCCCTTCGCGCCGGGGCTCAGCGACAAGAGCCAGCAGCTCTGGATGAAGATCGTGCTGATCGGTGTGGCGCTGATCGCCTACGGCTTCGCCATCAGCGGCAGTCAGTCCCTCGTGGTGCTGTTGCTCACCGCCTACGGGATCATCTGTCAGTTCGCTCCCCCCATCCTGGCGGCGCTCTACTGGAAGCGCGCCACCACGCCCGGCGTGCTGACTGGGTTGATCTCCGGATCGGCCACCGCGCTCTGGTTCTACTTCCAGGGCGGGCGCCCCTTCGAGCTGCACGAGGGACTGCTGGGTCTGATGGTGCACATCCCTGTGCTGGTGGCGGTGAGTCTGATGACGCAGCCGCAGGATCCGGCGCACGTGGCGCGGTTCATGGGAGGGGGCACGGAAGAAGCGCCACGCTGA
- a CDS encoding 3-hydroxyacyl-CoA dehydrogenase family protein produces MRRVTVIGAGTMGHGIAQVAAASGYTVVLNDVSAAAVDAGLQRVRANLDKGVELGKVDPSARDVTLARLSGSGRVSEAVADADLVIEAIPERADLKRALFAGVAASAPTGALLATNTSSLSIAELAEATPNPSRFLGLHFFNPVHIMALVEVVHGPDTSGETLAAGLAFARSLGKEPISVKDSPGFASSRLGVILGLEAMRMVEEGVASAQDIDKAMELGYRHPMGPLKLTDLVGLDVRLGIAEYLHSALGAPHFEPPAILRRMVAEGRLGKKTGQGFYDWTDGAKG; encoded by the coding sequence ATCCGGCGCGTCACCGTCATCGGCGCGGGCACCATGGGACACGGCATCGCGCAGGTCGCGGCCGCCTCCGGCTACACCGTGGTGCTGAACGACGTCAGCGCAGCCGCGGTCGACGCCGGCCTGCAGCGCGTCCGCGCGAACCTCGACAAGGGTGTGGAGTTGGGGAAGGTGGACCCGAGCGCGCGCGACGTTACTCTGGCCCGCTTGAGCGGCAGCGGACGCGTCTCCGAGGCGGTTGCCGACGCCGACCTGGTGATCGAAGCCATCCCGGAGCGCGCCGATCTCAAGCGCGCTCTGTTCGCCGGAGTCGCTGCCTCCGCACCGACGGGAGCTCTGCTGGCCACCAACACATCGTCCCTTTCGATCGCGGAGTTGGCCGAGGCTACGCCCAATCCGTCGCGCTTCTTGGGTCTGCACTTCTTCAACCCCGTTCACATCATGGCGCTGGTCGAGGTCGTGCATGGGCCAGATACCTCGGGGGAAACGCTGGCCGCGGGGCTGGCCTTCGCCCGGTCGCTCGGAAAGGAGCCGATCTCGGTGAAGGACTCCCCGGGCTTCGCCTCCTCGCGGCTGGGTGTGATCCTGGGCCTGGAGGCCATGCGCATGGTGGAGGAGGGTGTGGCCAGTGCCCAGGACATCGACAAGGCGATGGAGCTGGGCTATCGCCATCCCATGGGTCCGCTCAAGCTCACGGACCTGGTCGGATTGGACGTGCGCCTGGGGATCGCCGAGTACCTGCACAGCGCGTTGGGGGCCCCGCACTTCGAGCCACCCGCCATCCTGCGCCGCATGGTCGCCGAGGGGAGGCTGGGCAAGAAAACCGGCCAGGGGTTCTACGATTGGACGGACGGAGCCAAAGGATGA